From one Accipiter gentilis chromosome 3, bAccGen1.1, whole genome shotgun sequence genomic stretch:
- the EMX1 gene encoding LOW QUALITY PROTEIN: homeobox protein EMX1 (The sequence of the model RefSeq protein was modified relative to this genomic sequence to represent the inferred CDS: deleted 1 base in 1 codon), with protein sequence MFQPSAKRCFTIESLVGKDTHLSPEDPPRPAALGYPGPADAAAAAAAAAFPPGFQGAAAAGRALYGSTELVFPEAVGHPGLPVGPHQLGGSGLPPPHSFFGPQHRDPLNFYPWVLRNRFFGHRFQGSEVSQESLLLHGPFARKPKRIRTAFSPSQLLRLERAFEKNHYVVGAERKQLASSLSLSETQVKVWFQNRRTKYKRQKLEEEGPDSDQKKKGSHHINRWRLATKQSSGEDIDVTSND encoded by the exons ATGTTCCAGCCGTCTGCGAAGCGCTGCTTCACCATCGAGTCCCTGGTGGGCAAGGACACCCACCTCAGCCCCGAGGACCCCCCGCGTCCCGCCGCCCTCGGTTACCCCGGACCCgccgacgccgccgccgccgccgccgccgccgctttccCCCCCGGTTTCCAGGGAGCAGCAGCCGCCGGTCGAGCCCTTTACGGCAGCACCGAGCTGGTTTTTCCCGAGGCCGTGGGGCACCCGGGGTTACCCGTCGGGCCCCATCAGTTAGGGGGAtcggggctg ccccccccccattcttttTTCGGGCCGCAGCACCGCGACCCGCTCAACTTCTATCCCTGGGTGCTGCGGAACCGCTTCTTCGGGCATCGCTTCCAAG GGAGCGAGGTGTCCCAGGAAAGCCTGCTCCTCCACGGCCCCTTCGCCCGGAAACCCAAGCGCATCCGCACCGCCTTCTCGCCGTCGCAGCTCCTGCGGCTGGAACGAGCCTTCGAGAAGAACCACTACGTGGTGGGCGCCGAACGCAAGCAGCTGGCCAGCAGCCTCAGCCTCTCCGAAACCCAG GTAAAAGTCTGGTTCCAGAACAGGCGGACGAAATACAAACGGCagaagctggaggaggaaggCCCCGATTCGGATCAGAAGAAGAAAGGTTCCCACCACATCAACCGATGGCGCCTCGCCACCAAGCAGTCGAGCGGAGAAGACATCGACGTCACCTCCAACGACTAA
- the SPR gene encoding sepiapterin reductase, protein MEPEPEPGPGPGRWDAAVCVLTGASRGFGRSLARLLARRLGSGSVLLLLARSAAPLAELAAELRGGGTGLRVEYVAADLGCQEGLRRATAALREVLAVVPPGRLLLVNNAGSLGDISKSFLDLTDPDEINSYFAFNVTSALCLTSTALQAFGKRPGSSRTVVNISSLCAVKPFKNWALYCSGKASRDMMFQVLALEEPDVRVLNYAPGPLDTDMQLLARTKTGDPEMRQYFQSLQESGQLIDCTVSAQKLVNLLEKDTFPSGAHVDFYDI, encoded by the exons atggagccggagccggagccggggccggggccggggcgctgGGACGCGGCCGTCTGCGTCCTGACCGGCGCTTCCCGGGGCTTCGGGCGCAGCCTGGCTCGGCTGCTAGCTCGGCGGCTGGGCTCGGGCTCGGTGTTGCTGCTGCTGGCGCGTTCGGCGGCGCCGTTGGCCGAGCTGGCGGCCGAGCTGCGGGGCGGCGGTACCGGGCTGCGGGTGGAGTACGTGGCCGCCGACCTGGGCTGCCAAGAGGGGCTGCGGAGGGCGACGGCTGCTCTGCGGGAGGTGCTGGCCGTCGTCCCGCCCGGCCGCCTGCTTCTCGTCAACAACGCCG GCTCCCTGGGAGACATCTCCAAATCCTTCCTCGATCTCACCGACCCGGATGAGATCAACAGCTACTTTGCCTTCAACGTCACCTCGGCGCTTTGCCTCACCTCCACCGCCCTGCAAGCCTTCGGGAAGCGGCCCGGCTCCAGCAGGACGGTGGTGAACATCTCCTCGCTCTGTGCCGTGAAGCCCTTCAAGAACTGGGCGCTGTATTGCAGCGGGAAGGCTTCCCGGGATATGATGTTCCAGGTGCTGGCGCTCGAGGAGCCTGATGTCCGCGTGCTCAACTATGCCCCGG GTCCTCTGGACACGGACATGCAGCTCTTGGCCCGGACTAAGACTGGAGACCCTGAGATGCGTCAGTATTTCCAAAGCCTGCAGGAGAGCGGCCAGCTGATAGATTGCACCGTGTCAGCCCAGAAACTGGTGAATCTCCTGGAGAAGGACACCTTCCCCTCCGGCGCCCACGTGGATTTCTACGACATCTGA